In Anticarsia gemmatalis isolate Benzon Research Colony breed Stoneville strain chromosome 5, ilAntGemm2 primary, whole genome shotgun sequence, the following are encoded in one genomic region:
- the LOC142973095 gene encoding uncharacterized protein LOC142973095, whose amino-acid sequence MFSKIVALFGLVAACQAGLLPAAVHYSPAAAVSSQNIVRHDQPAHHVAVHAAPALAYHAAPTVAYHAAPAAVAYHAAPAVAYHAAPAVVAHHAEPFDAHPKYEYNYSVADSHTGDNKSQQESRDGDVVKGSYSFHEADGSVRTVEYSADDHSGFNAVVHNTAPTAAPVHVKAVPAYVAAPAHYYHH is encoded by the exons atgttctccaaa ATCGTAGCTCTCTTCGGTCTGGTGGCGGCGTGCCAGGCGGGTCTCCTGCCCGCGGCCGTGCACTACTCTCCCGCCGCCGCTGTCTCCTCTCAGAACATCGTGCGTCACGACCAGCCCGCTCACCACGTAGCCGTCCACGCCGCTCCCGCCCTCGCCTACCACGCCGCTCCTACCGTCGCCTACCACGCCGCTCCCGCTGCCGTCGCCTACCACGCCGCTCCTGCTGTCGCCTATCACGCTGCCCCCGCTGTGGTCGCTCACCACGCTGAACCCTTCGACGCTCACCCCAAATACGAGTACAACTACTCCGTAGCCGACAGCCACACCGGCGACAACAAGTCCCAGCAGGAGTCCCGCGACGGCGATGTGGTCAAGGGCTCTTACTCCTTCCATGAAGCCGACGGCTCCGTGAGGACCGTGGAGTACTCCGCCGACGACCACAGCGGCTTCAACGCGGTGGTGCACAACACCGCTCCCACAGCCGCGCCCGTGCACGTCAAGGCCGTGCCCGCCTACGTCGCTGCCCCCGCTCACTACTACCACCACTAG
- the LOC142973088 gene encoding uncharacterized protein LOC142973088 isoform X3 has protein sequence MFYWVLVIGLLKLGASAEQPSVPIQPSYSSGLGQVEKFHHDSILKSVGHKISAYKIINYLKPHGARQINEIFSTVATPPSVAKPVQITRPKVDSNVHQILNPNFLDKNGIISTKPKRQQFSPYSKFHRLHLNIARVYSPGEVQQKPQVLANTYSVNLETEGAAHIKAPAYISPLFHALPDRKTLLLPILRND, from the exons ATGTTTTACTGG GTACTAGTAATAGGACTATTAAAATTAGGTGCATCGGCAGAACAACCGAGTGTTCCCATACAGCCAAGCTAT AGTAGCGGACTTGGTCAGGTTGAAAAGTTCCATCATGACAGCATTTTGAAGTCGGTGGGTCATAAGATCTCTGCATATAAAATA ataaattacttaaaaccACATGGAGCGCGTCAAATCAACGAAATCTTTTCAACTGTAGCAACTCCGCCGTCTGTGGCTAAACCAGTTCAGATTACTCGACCAAAAGTTGACTCTAATGTGCATCAAATTCTCAATCCTAATTT TTTGGACAAAAATGGCATAATTTCTACAAAACCAAAGCGTCAACAATTTTCGCCATACAGCAAGTTTCATAGGTTACATTTGAACATAGCTCGAGTGTACAGTCCCGGAGAAGTCCAGCAAAAACCTCAAGTTCTAGCTAATACGTACTCAGTCAATTTAGAGACCGAAGGAGCGGCGCACATCAAAGCTCCCGCATACATATCACCACTGTTTCATGCGTTACCAGATCGTAAAACATTGTTGCTACCCATTCTACGTAACGATTAA
- the LOC142973088 gene encoding uncharacterized protein LOC142973088 isoform X4, whose amino-acid sequence MFYWVLVIGLLKLGASAEQPSVPIQPSYSSGLGQVEKFHHDSILKSINYLKPHGARQINEIFSTVATPPSVAKPVQITRPKVDSNVHQILNPNFLDKNGIISTKPKRQQFSPYSKFHRLHLNIARVYSPGEVQQKPQVLANTYSVNLETEGAAHIKAPAYISPLFHALPDRKTLLLPILRND is encoded by the exons ATGTTTTACTGG GTACTAGTAATAGGACTATTAAAATTAGGTGCATCGGCAGAACAACCGAGTGTTCCCATACAGCCAAGCTAT AGTAGCGGACTTGGTCAGGTTGAAAAGTTCCATCATGACAGCATTTTGAAGTCG ataaattacttaaaaccACATGGAGCGCGTCAAATCAACGAAATCTTTTCAACTGTAGCAACTCCGCCGTCTGTGGCTAAACCAGTTCAGATTACTCGACCAAAAGTTGACTCTAATGTGCATCAAATTCTCAATCCTAATTT TTTGGACAAAAATGGCATAATTTCTACAAAACCAAAGCGTCAACAATTTTCGCCATACAGCAAGTTTCATAGGTTACATTTGAACATAGCTCGAGTGTACAGTCCCGGAGAAGTCCAGCAAAAACCTCAAGTTCTAGCTAATACGTACTCAGTCAATTTAGAGACCGAAGGAGCGGCGCACATCAAAGCTCCCGCATACATATCACCACTGTTTCATGCGTTACCAGATCGTAAAACATTGTTGCTACCCATTCTACGTAACGATTAA
- the LOC142973088 gene encoding uncharacterized protein LOC142973088 isoform X2 produces the protein MFYWVLVIGLLKLGASAEQPSVPIQPSYVRKEVPLPNEINSYAPPKQVRFPDNFFHNVNIPYSVKRSMFRGIQYAPLQGVYKYLVGPSKSTSTVDPNSMTTTTSPQKLISDQVHLEPHTQTDQELQGQTGSCFSPGHNVEVLSSVSRSPGHNAVYRSYSSSGLGNKLYKSSGLGQVEKFHHDSILKSINYLKPHGARQINEIFSTVATPPSVAKPVQITRPKVDSNVHQILNPNFLDKNGIISTKPKRQQFSPYSKFHRLHLNIARVYSPGEVQQKPQVLANTYSVNLETEGAAHIKAPAYISPLFHALPDRKTLLLPILRND, from the exons ATGTTTTACTGG GTACTAGTAATAGGACTATTAAAATTAGGTGCATCGGCAGAACAACCGAGTGTTCCCATACAGCCAAGCTATGTAAGAAAAGAAGTTCCTTTACCCAACGAAATTAATTCATATGCACCTCCCAAACAAGTACGTTTTCCAGACAACTTTTTTCACAATGTGAATATTCCTTATTCTGTAAAACGGTCAATGTTCAGAGGGATCCAATACGCTCCTCTGCAAGGAGTGTATAAATATCTTGTCGGTCCTTCTAAGTCGACATCGACTGTTGATCCAAATAGTATGACTACGACGACTAGTCCGCAGAAATTAATATCTGACCAAGTGCACTTAGAGCCACATACTCAAACAGACCAAGAGCTTCAAGGTCAAACGGGATCGTGTTTTAGTCCGGGTCATAATGTAGAAGTACTGTCGTCTGTAAGTCGCAGCCCGGGCCATAATGCTGTTTACCGAAGCTATTCGTCATCAGGACTCGGCAATAAGTTGTATAAG AGTAGCGGACTTGGTCAGGTTGAAAAGTTCCATCATGACAGCATTTTGAAGTCG ataaattacttaaaaccACATGGAGCGCGTCAAATCAACGAAATCTTTTCAACTGTAGCAACTCCGCCGTCTGTGGCTAAACCAGTTCAGATTACTCGACCAAAAGTTGACTCTAATGTGCATCAAATTCTCAATCCTAATTT TTTGGACAAAAATGGCATAATTTCTACAAAACCAAAGCGTCAACAATTTTCGCCATACAGCAAGTTTCATAGGTTACATTTGAACATAGCTCGAGTGTACAGTCCCGGAGAAGTCCAGCAAAAACCTCAAGTTCTAGCTAATACGTACTCAGTCAATTTAGAGACCGAAGGAGCGGCGCACATCAAAGCTCCCGCATACATATCACCACTGTTTCATGCGTTACCAGATCGTAAAACATTGTTGCTACCCATTCTACGTAACGATTAA
- the LOC142973088 gene encoding uncharacterized protein LOC142973088 isoform X1, producing the protein MFYWVLVIGLLKLGASAEQPSVPIQPSYVRKEVPLPNEINSYAPPKQVRFPDNFFHNVNIPYSVKRSMFRGIQYAPLQGVYKYLVGPSKSTSTVDPNSMTTTTSPQKLISDQVHLEPHTQTDQELQGQTGSCFSPGHNVEVLSSVSRSPGHNAVYRSYSSSGLGNKLYKSSGLGQVEKFHHDSILKSVGHKISAYKIINYLKPHGARQINEIFSTVATPPSVAKPVQITRPKVDSNVHQILNPNFLDKNGIISTKPKRQQFSPYSKFHRLHLNIARVYSPGEVQQKPQVLANTYSVNLETEGAAHIKAPAYISPLFHALPDRKTLLLPILRND; encoded by the exons ATGTTTTACTGG GTACTAGTAATAGGACTATTAAAATTAGGTGCATCGGCAGAACAACCGAGTGTTCCCATACAGCCAAGCTATGTAAGAAAAGAAGTTCCTTTACCCAACGAAATTAATTCATATGCACCTCCCAAACAAGTACGTTTTCCAGACAACTTTTTTCACAATGTGAATATTCCTTATTCTGTAAAACGGTCAATGTTCAGAGGGATCCAATACGCTCCTCTGCAAGGAGTGTATAAATATCTTGTCGGTCCTTCTAAGTCGACATCGACTGTTGATCCAAATAGTATGACTACGACGACTAGTCCGCAGAAATTAATATCTGACCAAGTGCACTTAGAGCCACATACTCAAACAGACCAAGAGCTTCAAGGTCAAACGGGATCGTGTTTTAGTCCGGGTCATAATGTAGAAGTACTGTCGTCTGTAAGTCGCAGCCCGGGCCATAATGCTGTTTACCGAAGCTATTCGTCATCAGGACTCGGCAATAAGTTGTATAAG AGTAGCGGACTTGGTCAGGTTGAAAAGTTCCATCATGACAGCATTTTGAAGTCGGTGGGTCATAAGATCTCTGCATATAAAATA ataaattacttaaaaccACATGGAGCGCGTCAAATCAACGAAATCTTTTCAACTGTAGCAACTCCGCCGTCTGTGGCTAAACCAGTTCAGATTACTCGACCAAAAGTTGACTCTAATGTGCATCAAATTCTCAATCCTAATTT TTTGGACAAAAATGGCATAATTTCTACAAAACCAAAGCGTCAACAATTTTCGCCATACAGCAAGTTTCATAGGTTACATTTGAACATAGCTCGAGTGTACAGTCCCGGAGAAGTCCAGCAAAAACCTCAAGTTCTAGCTAATACGTACTCAGTCAATTTAGAGACCGAAGGAGCGGCGCACATCAAAGCTCCCGCATACATATCACCACTGTTTCATGCGTTACCAGATCGTAAAACATTGTTGCTACCCATTCTACGTAACGATTAA
- the LOC142973270 gene encoding uncharacterized protein LOC142973270, producing the protein MFSKIVALSAVLAVSAAGLLPAAHYSPAAAVSSQSIVRHDEAHPAAHVAHVAAPVAHYAAAPVAHYAAAPVHYAAPVAKVVAPAHYSSAAAVSSQSILRHDQPHANLVAAAPAHYAAAPAHYAAAPAHYAAAPIHYAAPIAKVIAPAHKVLVAPQAEEYAHPKYDFSYSVADGHTGDNKSQHESRDGDAVHGEYSLVEADGSVRRVQYTADDHNGFNAVVSNSAPAHAHAAPHAPVILAHHYNHNNMFSKIVALSAVLAVSAAGLLPAAHYSPAAAVSSQSIVRHDEAHPAAHVAHVAAAPIAHVAHVAAPVAHYAAAPAHYAAAPAHYAAAPIHYAAPVAKVIAPAHKVVVAQPEEYAHPKYDYSYSVADGHTGDNKSQHESRDGDAVHGEYSLVEADGSVRRVQYTADDHNGFNAVVSNSAPAHAHAHAAPHAPVLLAHH; encoded by the exons ATGTTCTCTAAA ATCGTAGCCCTGAGCGCGGTGTTGGCTGTGTCCGCGGCGGGTCTCCTGCCGGCGGCGCACTACTCCCCGGCCGCGGCTGTCTCCTCTCAGAGCATCGTGCGTCACGACGAGGCCCACCCTGCTGCCCACGTCGCCCACGTTGCCGCTCCTGTTGCCCACTACGCCGCCGCTCCCGTGGCCCACTACGCCGCTGCTCCCGTCCACTACGCTGCTCCCGTCGCTAAAGTGGTCGCTCCTGCTCACTACTCCTCCGCCGCCGCCGTGTCTTCCCAATCCATCCTGCGTCACGACCAGCCCCACGCTAACCTGGTTGCCGCCGCTCCCGCCCACTACGCCGCTGCTCCCGCCCACTACGCCGCTGCTCCCGCTCACTATGCCGCTGCCCCCATCCACTACGCCGCTCCCATTGCCAAAGTGATCGCTCCCGCTCACAAGGTGCTCGTCGCGCCTCAAGCTGAGGAATAC GCTCATCCCAAATACGACTTCTCCTACTCCGTGGCTGACGGACACACCGGCGACAACAAGTCCCAGCACGAGTCCCGCGACGGTGACGCCGTGCACGGCGAGTACTCTCTGGTGGAGGCTGACGGCTCCGTGCGTCGCGTGCAGTACACCGCTGACGACCACAACGGCTTCAACGCGGTCGTGTCCAACTCCGCTCCCGCTCACGCTCACGCCGCTCCCCACGCCCCTGTCATCCTCGCTCACCACT ATAATCATAACAACATGTTCTCCAAA ATCGTAGCCCTGAGCGCGGTGTTGGCTGTGTCCGCGGCGGGTCTCCTGCCGGCGGCGCACTACTCCCCGGCAGCGGCTGTCTCCTCTCAGAGCATCGTGCGTCACGACGAGGCCCACCCTGCTGCCCACGTCGCCCACGTTGCCGCCGCCCCTATCGCTCACGTCGCTCATGTAGCCGCTCCCGTGGCCCACTACGCCGCTGCTCCCGCCCACTACGCCGCCGCTCCCGCTCACTACGCTGCTGCCCCCATCCACTACGCCGCCCCCGTCGCTAAAGTGATCGCCCCCGCTCACAAAGTGGTCGTTGCCCAACCTGAGGAATAC GCTCACCCTAAATACGATTACTCTTACTCCGTGGCTGACGGACACACCGGCGACAACAAGTCCCAGCACGAGTCCCGCGACGGTGACGCCGTGCACGGCGAGTACTCTCTGGTGGAGGCTGACGGCTCCGTGCGTCGCGTGCAGTACACCGCTGACGACCACAACGGCTTCAACGCGGTCGTCTCCAACTCCGCTCCCGCTCACGCTCACGCCCACGCCGCTCCCCACGCCCCCGTCCTCCTCGCTCACCACTAA
- the LOC142973096 gene encoding larval cuticle protein A2B-like codes for MFSKIVALSAVLAVSAAGLLPAAHYSPAAAVSSQSIVRHDEAHPAAHVAHVAAAPVAHVAHVAAPVTHYAAAPVAHYAAAPVHYAAPVAKVLAPAHVEEYAHPKYDYSYSVADGHTGDNKSQHESRDGDAVHGEYSLVEADGSVRRVQYTADDHNGFNAVVSNSAPAHAHAHAAPHAPVLLAHH; via the exons ATGTTCTCCAAA ATCGTAGCTTTGAGCGCGGTGTTGGCTGTGTCCGCGGCGGGTCTCCTGCCGGCGGCGCACTACTCCCCGGCCGCGGCTGTCTCCTCTCAGAGCATCGTGCGTCACGACGAGGCCCACCCTGCTGCCCACGTCGCCCACGTTGCCGCCGCCCCTGTCGCTCACGTCGCTCATGTAGCCGCTCCCGTCACTCACTACGCCGCCGCTCCCGTCGCCCACTACGCCGCCGCTCCCGTCCACTACGCCGCTCCCGTCGCTAAGGTTCTCGCTCCCGCTCATGTTGAGGAATAC GCTCACCCTAAATACGACTACTCCTACTCTGTGGCTGACGGACACACCGGCGACAACAAGTCCCAGCACGAGTCCCGCGACGGTGACGCCGTGCACGGCGAGTACTCTCTGGTGGAGGCTGACGGCTCTGTGCGTCGCGTGCAGTACACCGCTGACGACCACAACGGCTTCAACGCGGTCGTCTCCAACTCCGCTCCCGCTCACGCTCACGCCCACGCCGCTCCCCACGCCCCCGTCCTCCTCGCTCACCACTAA
- the LOC142973271 gene encoding uncharacterized protein LOC142973271 — MLIKVIAVIAFIGACHAAEHAYSSQTITRYDNHHDHHDSHHDEHHGHEEHKHEHHDEHKHEEHAHEHKVEHKVEHKVEQKIEHPVEHHAKVEHKPAEHKVEHKPDHHEHKVEHKVEHKVEHKVEPKQEKKEEHKPVEHKAEHHEHKVEHEHKVEHKIEHVIEHKVEHKKEEPKKESHEKKHEEKKHDEKKQELHVKVIPAVEKKEEHHPVVAAPVKVVPIAEYVHKSAEKHHHEPATSSQHISRHDVPAPPPKGFTDHSQGPAKYEFAYEVKDPHTGDHKYQHEARDGHNVKGVYSLHEADGSVRTVEYAADKHVGFSAAVKQTTKHVEEKKHH, encoded by the exons atgttaataaaa GTTATCGCTGTTATCGCCTTCATAGGCGCCTGTCACGCTGCGGAGCACGCCTACTCGTCGCAGACCATCACTCGCTACGACAATCACCATGATCATCATGACAGCCACCACGATGAACACCACGGACACGAGGAACACAAACATGAACATCACGACGAACACAAGCACGAAGAACACGCTCATGAGCATAAAGTAGAACATAAAGTGGAACACAAAGTTGAACAAAAAATCGAGCATCCTGTAGAACACCACGCCAAAGTTGAACATAAGCCAGCTGAGCACAAAGTTGAACACAAGCCCGACCATCATGAACACAAAGTTGAGCACAAAGTTGAGCATAAGGTAGAGCACAAAGTCGAGCCTAAACAAGAAAAGAAGGAGGAACATAAACCAGTTGAGCATAAAGCTGAACATCATGAACACAAAGTTGAACACGAACACAAGGTCGAGCACAAAATCGAGCACGTGATTGAGCACAAAGTTGAACACAAGAAGGAAGAACCCAAGAAGGAAAGTCATGAGAAGAAGCACGAAGAAAAGAAACATGACGAGAAAAAGCAAGAACTTCACGTAAAAGTTATTCCCGCTGTTGAAAAGAAAGAAGAGCACCACCCCGTTGTTGCTGCACCAGTGAAGGTTGTGCCCATCGCTGAATACGTGCACAAGAGCGCTGAGAAACATCACCATGAGCCTGCTACCTCCTCTCAGCATATCTCGCGTCATGACGTACCTGCTCCCCCTCCCAAGGGCTTCACTGATCACTCT caGGGCCCCGCTAAGTACGAGTTCGCGTATGAGGTTAAAGACCCCCACACCGGTGACCACAAGTACCAGCACGAGGCTCGCGACGGTCACAACGTGAAGGGAGTCTACAGCCTGCATGAAGCTGACGGTTCCGTGCGCACTGTGGAGTATGCCGCTGACAAACACGTCGG ATTTTCCGCTGCCGTAAAGCAGACCACCAAGCATgtagaagaaaaaaaacatcattgA